From Hemibagrus wyckioides isolate EC202008001 linkage group LG11, SWU_Hwy_1.0, whole genome shotgun sequence:
tgattgattgatttgtaCGTTATTAGATTATTATGAACACGTCACAGCTTTTACTCTCTAACTATTTTTGTGATAAAGAACTTAAAGATTCGGTCAAATAAAATTGTTTGACTTCTTCAGTTTGTTTAcctgtatctctctttctctctctctttctctctctctctctctctctctctctctctctctgtttatctgtctgtctgtctgtctctgtctgtctgtctgtctctctctgtctgtctctctcactcactctctctcattctctctctctctctctctctctctctttctctctctctgtctgtcacttgctctatgtctgtctgtctctctctctctctctctctctctctgtctgtcatcttctctctttatgtctgtctgtctgtctctctttgtttgtctgtctgtctttctctgtctgtctgtctgtctatttctctttttctctctctcttactctctgtctcttactctctgtctgtctgtctgtctctcgctgtctctgtctgtctgtctgtgtctctgtctctctctctctctctctctctgtctgtctgtctgtgtctctgtctctctgtctctctctctctgtctctctctctctgtctctctctctctctctctctctctctctctgtgtctctctctctctctctctctctctctgtctctctctctctctctctctctgtctctctctctctaacccaCACAGCCTCTGCCGGAGTTCTCTCGTATTGCGGGTCTGGTTCTGCCGGGTCAGGTGTTTTCAGACTGCCTGATGGTGGTTCAGTTCCTGCGCAGTTTTGGGAAGGTTCTGGGTTTGGAGCAGAGTGAGGTTCCTACACTGGGTGTGCTGCAGGAGGGTCTCCTCAACCTGGGCAACAGCATGGGGCAGGTGCAGGACCTGCTGGTGCGCCTGCTCTCCTCAGCTGTGTGTGACCCGGGACTACCTCCAGGACACAGGGTaagatacacactcactcactcactctctcacacacacacacacacacacacagggtgagagatacacactcactcactcactctcacacacacacacacacacagggtgagagatacacacacactcactcactcactcactctcacacacacacacacacacacacacacactctcacacacacacacacacacacagggtgagagatacacactcactcactcactctcacacacacacacacacacacacagggtgagagatacacactcactcactcactctcacacacacacacacacacacagggtgagagatacacacacactcactctcacacacacacacacacacacacactcactcactctcacacacacacacacacacacacacacacagggtgagagatacacactcactcactcactctcacacacacacacacacacacagggtgagagatacacacacactcactcactcactctcacacacacacacacacacacacactcactcactcactctcacacacacacacacacacacacagggtgagagatatgcacacactcactcactcactctcacacacacacacacacacagggtgagagatacgcacacactcactcactcactcactctcacacacacacacacagggtgagagatatgcacacactcactcactcactctcacacacacacacagggtgagagataggcacacactcactcactctctctctctcacacacacacacacacacagggtgagagataggcacacactcactcactctcacacacactcactcacacacacactcactcactctctctctcacacacacacacacacagggtgagagataggcacacactcactcactctctctcacacacactcactcacacacacacacactcactcactctctctctcacacacacacacacactcactcactcactcacacacacacacacactcacacacacacacacacacacagggtgagagatacgcacacactcactcactctctctcacacacactcactcacacacacacacactcactcactctctctctcacacacacacacacagggtgagagataagcacacactcactcactctctctcacacacacacacacacacagggtgagagataagcacacactcactcactctctctcacacacactcactcacacacacacacacacacacagggtgagagataggcacacactcactcactctctctctcacacacacacacacacacagggtgagagataggcacacactcactcactctctctcacacacactcactcacacacacacacactcactcactctctctctcacacacacacacacactcactcactcacacacacacacacactcacacacacacacacacacacacagggtgagagatacgcacacactcactcactctctcacacacacacacactcactctctctcacacacacacacacacacacacagggtgagagataagcacacactcactcactctctctcacacacacacacacacacagggtgagagataagcacacactcactcactctctctcacacacacacacacacacagggtgagagataagcacacactcactcactctctctcacacacactcactcacacacacacacacacacacagggtgagagataggcacacactcactcactctctctctcacacacacacacacacacagggtgagagataggcacacactcactcactctctctcacacacactcactcacacacacacacactcactcactctctctctcacacacacacacactcactcactcactcacacacacacacacactcacacacacacacacacacacagggtgagagatacgcacacactcactcactctctcacacacacacacactcactctctctcacacacacacactcactcactcactctctctctctctcacacacacacacacacacacatagggtgAGAGatacgcacacactcactcactctctctcacacacacacactcactcattctctctcacacacatacactcactcactctctctcacacacacactcactcactctctctcccacacacgcactcactctctctcacacacacacacacacatagggtgAGAGatacgcacacactcactcactctcacacacacacactcactcactcaatctcacacacacactcacttacacacacactcactcactcactgtcacacacacacagggtgagagatacgcacacacacacacacacacacacagggtgagagatacacacacacacacacacacacagggtgagagatacgcacacacacacacacacagggtgagagatacacacacacacacagggtgagagatacgcacacacacacacacacagggtgagagatacgcacacacacacagggtgagagatacgcacacacacacacacacagggtgagagatacacacacacacacacacacacagggtgagagatacgcacacacacacacacacagggtgagagatacacacacacacacacacacacacacagggtgagagatacgcacacacacacagggtgagagatacgcacacacacacagggtgagagatacgcacacacacacacacacacacacacagggtgagagatacacacatacacacacacacacagggtgagagatacgcacacacacacacacaaggtgagagacacacacacacacacacagggtgagagatacgcacacacacacacacacacagggtgagagatacgcacacacacacacacagggtgagagatacacacacacacacacaaggtgagagatacacacacacacacacacacagggtgagagatacacacacacacacacacacagggtgagagatacacacacacacacagggtgagagatacgcacacacacacacacagggtgagagatacacacacacacacacagggtgagagatacacacacacacacacacagggtgagagatacacacacacacagggtgagagatacacacacacacacacacacacagggtgagagatacacacacacacacacagggtgagagatacacacacacacacacagggtgagagatacgcacacacacacacacagggtgagagatacacacacacacacacagggtgagagatacacacacacacacacagggtgagagatacacacacacacagggtgagagatacacacacacacacacacacacagggtgagagatacacacacacacacacacagggtgagagatacacacacacacagggtgagagatacacacacacacacacacagggtgagagatacacacacacacagggtgagagatacacacacacacacacagggtgagagatacacacacacacagggtgagagatacacacacacacacacagggtgagagatacacacacacacacacacagggtgagagatacgcacacacacacacacacacacacacacataattatgAGATTTGAGCCTCAGTGCTGGTTTATGTGGTCAGTAGTGGACACATGGTGCTGTACTGCCCCCACTGTTTATGTTGGAATTGCAGCACATGGGTGagtttttctctcctttctgaGCCATCTCATGCTAAAAGATCTCGTCCTTCACAGGCCAAGTCCATCCTGGGTGACCACCTGACCAACGTGGGTCTGAACCGGGACAACGTGTCGGAGGTGCTGCAGCAGTACATGGAGGCTCACTGCGGTCAGATGGACCTGGCTGATGTGGCCCTGAGCCTGAAGACCAAGGCCTTCCAAGCACACACACCGGCGCAGAAAGCCTCAGTGCTCGCCTTCCTGGTCAACGAGCTGGCCTGCAGCAAGAGCGTGGTCAGGTACGGCTACAGACTGCTTGGTTTTAAATATTCCTCCAGAGTCTGACCGTGTACAGAGGTCAGGAGAGAGGTCTGGGTCAaggattattcattattaatgcgCCTTTACATTTCATCTGCTACAGAGAGTGACAGTACAGGCCATTCACTATGTTCCAGTGTTTGTACAAAAATCACACAGGTGTCTAATTATGTAactgtgatctctctctctctctctctctctctctctctctctctctcactctctctctctctctctgtttatctgtctgtctgtctcttactctctgtctgtctgtctgtctgtttctctttttctctctctcttactctctgtctctgtctgtctctctatctctctctcactctttcgttttctctctctctctctctcactctctcactctttctctctccctccctccctctctctctctctctctctctcaccccccccctctcttacacacacacacgtagtgAGATTGATAAGAGCCTGGACCAAATGAACGTGCTGAGGAAAGACGAGTGTATCGTGGAGGGAAAGCTCAAAAAGTGAGTGTCTTCAGCCTTTCGCGCAAgctgaatatttatattataaatatgtaacaatatatatatatatattattattatcttctaATGAAAACTGTACAGATTAATatgatgtaaatatttttacgttttttttctgtgtaaatgTTCAGTTCCAGCATTAATTAAGCAAATCTTCGTTGATTTCCTATAAAATCTGATGATCTGTACTCATGATTTAATTGTTAATTCCAATGATGTACAGGTTGAAGAACATTCACGCGAAGCGCACGGGGAAGCGAGAGGCCGCTGGGGGAGACGAGCCTCAGGCCACCGGCACGCCGAGCACCGGACACAAGCGCAAGAGGAAGGCGGGGGACAGCGACGACGACGAGGACGAAGACGACGACAGCGATGAGGCTGTAGACGACGACGACGAGGACGATgaagaagaggtgaagaaggcgAGGAAGGTGGAGACGTGTGACGAGGTAAGAGTTGACATGTTCATCGCAAAACATTTCCAATATTTCTGGACTTCCTGTGAACATTTTCGGATATTTTGTTCGTGTGTGTGACTCAAAGGATGAAGGAGATCAAGCCACGAGCGTAGAAGAGCTGGAGAAACAGATTGATAAAATATCAAAGGTAAAGAAACGCACATGCACTCTGTATTAAACCTGCACACACtccagctctcacacacacacacacacacacacaatcacactctcttcgtcttgtgtgtttgtgtgagtgcaGCAGCAGAATCTGATCAGACGGAAGCTGTTCGAATCGTCTCACGCCTTGCGCTCCATGAGCTACGGACAGGACCGATATCGTCGCCGCTATTGGATTCTTCCACAGTGCGGAGGAGTCTTTATCGAgggagtggagagtggagaaggtacacacacacacacacacacacaatacataataGAGCACACTACTTATTTGGCCTTTGCAGGTTTCTATTCCACTTCCCACCAAACACTttcaggaagtttttttttgtttgttttcatttagctgTTTTCCTGATTCTCATTTAACTCTTAACTTGACATTACGGCAGACTTGCTCGAGGGTTTTAATGCCTTAAATGCCACTTTAGCTAAACGACTCGACAGTCAAAAGTCGTTAGACTCCTTAACGAGGAAAAGTTGAATTAGCTAAAGCATGTTATTGAGGATGCTAATAAAGACAACAGCAGAGTGGAATTAACACTCAGGTATGCTGTCCAGCTGTAAAATAAGGGGGTGTGCAGACTTTTGcatttaactatatatatatatatatatatatatatatatatatatatatatatatatatatatatatatatatatatatatatatttactgacTGAGTAAAAACCATTAAAAGTGATAAAAGTATAGAGATGtaactatagtgtgtgtgaatgaaggtCAGCTGAAGTGGACACACGCGTCTCTCCACAGGTCCCGAGGAGCTCGAGAAGGAGCGAGAGCGCCTACGCAACTTCGAGCCGGTGAGGATCAAGGAGGAGCcacaggaagaggaggaggaggaggaggaagaggagacaCAGGcggaggaggagcagcagcagccgGAGGTCCAGACGCAGGCTCAGGTGAAGCAGGAGGAAGAACAGCGTGCCGAGAAGGAAGTGAAACAGGAAGACGAGAAGCCCTGCTCGCCACCAGACAAGCTCCAGGAGAAGGACGCCCAGCTGTTAGACCCCGCCTCCTGTCCTCTCAAGGAGGCCCCAAACCCACCCAGTGACCTCACGTCCCTTTGCCATACTCCTGACAGCAGCATGGCGTCTGTCACCACGGCGACCGCATCAGCATCATCTCCAACTCATTCTACCTCCAAACCTACTGTACTGTGCAGCACTCCTGCGGACTCCGTACCTCTCGTGGCTCAGTTTGGTGCTCCTCCTCCACAATTCGGTGTTCCTCTGTCCCTGCAGCATCATCAGCACCTCCTGGCTAACGATCAGCTCCTGCGCGTTTTAACGGAGCGCAGCGGCCATTGGTTCAGCCTCCTGCCCCGTTCTCCCTGTGACGACTCTTCCCTCGTCCAACCCACCACGCCGCTGCGCTCCTCGGCTCAGCCTAACAATGTCCAGCCCAGGAGCCCTCCTGCTCCGTCCTGCTCCCCTCACCAGCACCTCCAACCTCCGTCTGCCTCCAGCAGCCCTCTAAACGCTGCTCACGACGGCCTGGGAAACCTCACCGTCTCGCCTCTGCAGGTAAAGCAGCCCTCATAGACATTATccacatatattatatattatccaCACTGCTGTTCACCTACCAGCTGATAGTTTTGCAGTAGGATTTATCGTGCAGCGGTGCTTTAGTCCTTGAGTCTTCCTCATCTGTAGACTCTgttcaaacagatcagcttcagCTTTCATGCTCAAAGCACCGTTGTCTTGTAGCTCATCCCTGACTAACCTAGTTGAGTCTCTTGCATTCTGGGATACATTCTGCCGAGGTTTACTGTAATGCGATATAAACGTACAGTGGTTTATGTAAACGTCTCCCTGTGCCTGTAGGTAAAACCCGGTGGTGCTCTGCTGCCTTTGCCCATGTGTGGATGGTCAGGTGGCATGATCAGCCCTAACCTGCCCATGTGCAGCAGCCCTATGCCCCTTTGCCCGCTCACTGAAGGCAGCGCCAGCCCCCTGCTGGCCCCTAGCGTCTCCACCAGCAAAAGTGGCTCTCCTGCGCCCCCTGGGGACAAACCGCCTTCTGCACCATCACCTGCTATAGATCTGCCACGAAACCATGACCAGCCACAGCCACAGCCCATTCCAGAAGgtgagacacgcacacacacacgcacacacatacacacacacatacacgcgcacacacacacacacacacactactcataTGTCCATAAAGCCTAATAATCTAAGTTATACATGCCCCTcattatgatgtgtgtgtgtgtgtgtgttgcagacaTGCTGATGGGTTGGTGGAAGATGATGGACATGGAGGAACTGCAGGCCCTGATGAAGACGCTCCACAGCAGAGGCATCAGAGAGCGAGCGCTGCACAAACAGGTCCAGAAATCCATGGAGCTCATCCCACAGACCTTCAACAAGAACAAGGAGGGTGAGTCTctaataatacacacttcaACAAAACGTCCATTTTGACCCATAGATTAACAACTGAGGCTAATAAACTGACCTTAAGTGAGACTTAAAGTAAACACACTGGCAGGTTTAAGCGGTCACTATCGTTTCAGTGGGGAGGTTGTGAAACTCATGGGCCATCTcccgctctgtgtgtgtgtgtgtgtgtgtgtgtagtagctgTAATGGAAGTTTCGGAGCTGGACGAGGGCCAGGTATCCGTGGAGACGCTACAGGAGTGGTGTGTGGAGGAGCAGGCGATGGAGACTGACATCGCCTTGCTACAGCAGGTGGAGGAGCTTGAACGCAGGGTCACTTCAGCCAGCCTGCAGgtcaaggtaaaaaaaaataaaataaacagacaagtgtgtgtgtgtgtgggggggtgtgattgattttaatttaaagaaGTAGTTCTTTAAAAGGTCTAAATGCTCTAAATGTACCCTCGAGCACTCTTTCAAGCATGTTTCAGAAATTCTCAAGATTTCTACACTGATTAATATACACGAATATGCAAATTTCTTCCCCTTGGTTATTTAGTCAGCTGGCATTTTTGGGATTTCGGTATCTGAATCTGGATTTTCGTTGTCATACTACAGGGCTGGATGCACCCGGAGCCCCAGTCAGAGAGGGAGGACCTGCTGTATTACGAGCACAAGCCCCTTCCCAAGGCCTGCCCGGGGGCGGAGTCACAGGAGGAGCGGAGCTCGGAGAAAGGCCTGAGACGGCAGCCCAGCAACCCGCTGGACATCGCCGTGATGCGCCTGGCCGAGCTGGAGCGCCACATCGAGAGAAGGTACCTGCGGAGCCCCTTAGGGACAACCATCCAGATCAGGCTGGATAATGTGGGGACGGTCACTGTGCCCGCCCCCGCGCCATCCACTAGCGCTGGAGGGGAAGGGTAGGTCATCCACGCAGCCAGCCTTCATCTCTCTTATCTCTTCCtcttgctcctcctcctcctcctcccctctcttCTGGCTGGGGCGGCTGTGcttgtggcgtgtgtgtgttcacccgGGGCCCGGTTTTTTCCAAAAGGGGTTCCATGGTTTTTGGGTTCAGATTTTAACACCTGCATTTGAGttcctttctgttcttggctgcaTGCGTTCGATTTTTTTGGCCATTCTGTGGACAGGATTTCTCTTCGCTGTCGTTTCGTGAGAGCATGGCGCATTTTAACTACGGGGGCTTCATTTTCGCTCTGAGATTTCACGGGAAGTTTTCATCACGCAGACTGTCAATGCCATTccacaggatgtgtgtgtgccGGATTATAACGATCCCTGTTTAGTCTCCTTTTTCTGTCTGTGGATGACTGTGATGACGTGTTTTGTCTTTAAGGCCTGCGCTATACTCGACACGCGACTTGTAAAATATTCAGCATGATGACGTATGATGCGGCGCGACATGGATCGTGGTCAAAAACCATTTAATATGATTTCATCATGTCTAATAATAAGAAGAGTATACAGATTTGGACGATCATCATGAGAACATACTTAATGTTAATCTTAATTTCAAGCTCTAAACGTTTggtgtaataataaaaagtctATAGTTTGACTGATTTGTTTGTACCGActgatgataaataaatatttttaattattttaaaaataattaaaaatatttttttgtttttgtttgtatggacattattaattatttattatacttaaaattttattataaattaattacacacacaaaacagtttTCCGATTATTCAGACAGCGCCCGAGTCATTTCTGTCAAGTAATTCCGCTGTCCGTCTGTCTCGTACCTGCGCAGGTGTAGTTAACATCAAGTATAGCTCTGGCCTTAAGCTGTAgatgtatgtgtaaatgtgtgtgggtgtgtgtgggtgtgtgtaactGGTCTCTTTGTTGCTGTGTCTCTCAGGGGTGAGGAGGAGATCGCTCCCGGGATGAAGGTGTGGAGGAAGGCTCTGAGCGAGGTGAGGAACTCGTCACAGCTGGCCATGTGCCTGCAGCAGCTGCAGAAGTCCATCGCCTGGGAGAGATCCATCATgaaagtggtgagtgtgtgtgtgtgtgtgaaatctcaGGCTCGGTTTGGATGCCAAGCTGTACACAATGATGAAACGGTATTTTAGGCATGTactaaggtgtgtgtgtgtgtgtgtgtgtgtgtagtactgcCAGATCTGCCGTAAGGGGGATAATGAGGACTTACTGCTGCTGTGCGATGGCTGTGATAAGGGCTGTCACACCTACTGCCACAAGCCCAAGATCAACGCCATCCCTGAGGGAGACTGGTACTGCCCTGCCTGCATCTCCAAGGTAACCgcctctacctcagacacacacacacacactctctctctctctcttgtggcTCATTCAGGGATGGTCAAGAATTTTTGAAAGCTGATCAGTAACTGGACGTGACCCGAGAAAATTACACACAGTGTCAAAACTCAAAACGTTATTTTGCGTCTTCTCTTCGATACGTGAACAGAAttctgtgatgaagtgatgatgccATGAAGAAGGATTATTCATAGTATCCGAGTTCTAAGCATCTCTCGGTCTCAGATACACACcggtttaaaaatatattaaaagagtgatttttttattttcaataattattgatttttaatgaatttatgatCACGGTTAGGTCGATATGTTTTAATCATGGCTTTTTATATCCGTGTATAGTCGATTCCAAACCTTTATACGACTTGATCGATACACCAGGCTGccgcaaaacaaaacacttgccatgaaatgtgtgtgtgtgtgtgtgttttctttttttttgtactaatGCTACAGTAAGCCTAAACAAAAAAGGGCAAATTCCAAAGTGTTTGAAACAGTTGAACCTCCCGGGGGTTGCAGTCTCTCTCCTGTAACTGCATCTGCTTTCAGATGAATATAACTGCAGTTGCTGAATAATTTATAGCAGCTCCTGAATCATGTGCTTTAACTAAATAATAAGCTGGAACTTTATGAAAGGAAGTGAGGCAGGCCATACTGGACTGGAACGGGGAAGTTAATTTCCTTCACTGTCTGCCTTGCTGAATTTGGTATTGGAAATAATCTGGTGTGTTGCATTtgcatagaaatatatatatatatatatatatatatatatatatatatatatatatatatatatatatatatatatatatgtgtgtgtgtgtgtgtgtgtgtgtgtgagagatacttTGGCATTTGTGAAAGTTTCCAAAACGCACACTAAGCATGTAAGAAATGAAGTGCAGCAATATAAGTGTTGAGTGGACTCGAGTGAGATCACGTGCAGATTGAACGCAATGCGAATTCCTCAGGCCAGCAACCAGTCCCCCAAGAACAAGAAACCTCAGAGTCGCATGCAGTCCGGCGGAGGGGGCAAGAAAGCGGCGGAGACGGCcaagaagaacaagaagcaGCAGGAGGCGTGCGAGGATGAGGAGGCAGGCGGAGGCGGCAGCACCAGCAACAGCAGCCCAAAGAAAATAGCCACGGCGTCCAGCCAAGCGAAAAAGAGCTCGCCCGCTCCTCCAGCCGCCAAACCCGAGAGTCCGGCCTGCGTGAAGCGGGCCAAAACGGCCAGGGACAACAACCGCGACCTGGGCCTCTGCAGGTATCtatgtgaaattatttttatattacgtCAAGTATTCATGCATTGCCTCTGATCTAGTTTCAAGAGAAAATATTTGAGACTAGAAAAAGACTCTGAGATCCAGTTTTTCTGATGCTTTACGAAAAGCTGTAAACTAAAGAACTGAGGGCACAAAGCCTTTatctccacacatacattacagcacagtggaactcttttcttcacatataccagctgaggtcagagcacaagggcagagtggagcttggtggtgctggggcttgaaccctgatcctccgatcagcaacccagagccttaaccacctgaaCCACCACTGACCCCATCTTTTCACATATTCTAGCTTATATGATCAAGcgggggtcagagcgcagggtcaagCCATagtacagcacccctggagcaggtggggttaaggaccttgctcaaggcccCCAATGTTTGATATCTTGGCAGCTTGGAggtttgaaccccaaccttctgatcagtgacccAATACCTTGTCCACTGAGCTGTTGCTTCCCTACAAACGAAATTATGCTTTTAGATAAATGTCTGCTAAAACATGCTGACCAAATATGTGCACTGTACGTCACAGTGACTAAAATCTCGGCCACAAAGAAGTTTTCCTGATATCTGTTCCTCTCCTGTAGGATTCTCTTGGCTGAACTGGAGCGGCATCAGGACGCCTGGCCCTTCCTCACACCAGTCAACCTCAAATCAGTGCCCGGGTAccggaaagtcatcaaaaagcCCATGGACTTCTCCACCATCCGCGAGAAGCTCGTCAGCAGCCAGTGAGTCTCTGTTACATCCTCCACCCTGGTGATGCCGTTCAGTTCTTCTGAAACGAATCAGTCTTTGAGTATATCGATTCATTAGAGTCAGTAGATGGAgcataacaataaaaaacaaaaactccaGTTTGAGGAAAAACACAGAATCTTCATAAATTAATTGACTGAATTACGAATGAATCAATTTGACAGAATTATGAAGTGAATCAATTTGGATGAACAAATCACTAAATGAATCAGTTGACTCCTTGAAATGAATTGTTCACCAAAACAAATCATTTGCACTTGGAAAAGTGTttaaagtggatttttttttttttaggtaccAGAACCTCGAGACGTTCATCATCGACGTCAACTTGGTGTTTGACAACTGCGAGAAGTTCAACGAGGACAACTCGGACATCGGCCGCGCGGGACACAACATGAGGAAGTTCTTTGAGAAGAGGTGGACCGAGCTCCTGAAGCA
This genomic window contains:
- the baz2ba gene encoding bromodomain adjacent to zinc finger domain protein 2B isoform X4, whose protein sequence is MESGERLASPSSTPVSVHTSSSSSSSSVSPASNAKSSLNHGAAASLAACGPLFGVTGSEQPFSVTSVTSVPSAFPVMAHPAFGLLSPGAARPEFGGLGALGVTAALAAHPQLGAFTEWWRAAEAHGRSPAAFFPPFLGLPPLFAPPLQNHEATPYTSKTLSKSSQGPKGVNGALNGSVVSPSTTKGSASVSSSPALNTSAGKPRARKAPPHSNSTAELQGKPSQKPKEKKPHKKQTEGSGMSDSESGSSLDSDIEGVSSSDLDDLGEEEDDDDDDDDDQSKDSEESDSEKEPQKKKKAKVAASNLRPNKKEHSRAAEAWELREGNGPPESSHQKTSTHRVSKSRDRLAQPTSVIQSTGLAVNAKPLALIGQSQHDTSPQRHGSSSPRPLPIASHQPLPLSLCSSPKPLSVPSPPKPLPLSSSPKPPPLSPSPRAWGSAHKSQDSLSSRKLLESSLSHIADYRLKQSLLAHDQEFPLQLKKQQDLYKTSKSSGVVSSSSSSSSSSSILPSKSTSGRTKPPAAQAVAASPSLMLTQTLLGLGHTNGIIQSSTQDTPLALTTKPRSDLPVNLSTGGRKDMSVPASLPAPLPALVPASALPARPRASRKNKTPRALEASKDVSQKHLVKSLVDLFHHGVGEQETPDKKDSDESGEDDDDDDDDDVDDEEEDEEDEDDSLSESDSNSDSELNGSVRKNRDTTETETDGERTQLKLGKNLPLLAAAAAANYSLPDCSPLNLQVIKPSGVATPSIVTGSGALTYHSSPSSSYSVGTSPGSGKRKRVMNEDDLKTPLEMGWRRETRIKSSGGRLQGDVAYYAPCGKRLRQYPDVVKYLSRYGITDITRDNFSFSAKIRVGDFYEAREGPQGLQWCPLSEDEVIPRIRAMEGRRGRPPNMERQHGAGNSEGSSSRRRKGRPPNVGHTEFPSPSEAKLLRKLEAQEIARQAAQMKLMRKLEKQALARAAKEARKQQAIMAAEERRKQKEQIKILKQQEKIKRIQQIRMEKELRAQQILEAKRKKREEAANAKILEAEKRLKEREMRRQQAVILKHQELERHRLDMERERLKQEKRDEKRLNKERKLELRRLELEMLREMKKPNEDMCLTDHKPLPEFSRIAGLVLPGQVFSDCLMVVQFLRSFGKVLGLEQSEVPTLGVLQEGLLNLGNSMGQVQDLLVRLLSSAVCDPGLPPGHRAKSILGDHLTNVGLNRDNVSEVLQQYMEAHCGQMDLADVALSLKTKAFQAHTPAQKASVLAFLVNELACSKSVVSEIDKSLDQMNVLRKDECIVEGKLKKLKNIHAKRTGKREAAGGDEPQATGTPSTGHKRKRKAGDSDDDEDEDDDSDEAVDDDDEDDEEEVKKARKVETCDEDEGDQATSVEELEKQIDKISKQQNLIRRKLFESSHALRSMSYGQDRYRRRYWILPQCGGVFIEGVESGEGPEELEKERERLRNFEPVRIKEEPQEEEEEEEEEETQAEEEQQQPEVQTQAQVKQEEEQRAEKEVKQEDEKPCSPPDKLQEKDAQLLDPASCPLKEAPNPPSDLTSLCHTPDSSMASVTTATASASSPTHSTSKPTVLCSTPADSVPLVAQFGAPPPQFGVPLSLQHHQHLLANDQLLRVLTERSGHWFSLLPRSPCDDSSLVQPTTPLRSSAQPNNVQPRSPPAPSCSPHQHLQPPSASSSPLNAAHDGLGNLTVSPLQVKPGGALLPLPMCGWSGGMISPNLPMCSSPMPLCPLTEGSASPLLAPSVSTSKSGSPAPPGDKPPSAPSPAIDLPRNHDQPQPQPIPEDMLMGWWKMMDMEELQALMKTLHSRGIRERALHKQVQKSMELIPQTFNKNKEVAVMEVSELDEGQVSVETLQEWCVEEQAMETDIALLQQVEELERRVTSASLQVKGWMHPEPQSEREDLLYYEHKPLPKACPGAESQEERSSEKGLRRQPSNPLDIAVMRLAELERHIERRYLRSPLGTTIQIRLDNVGTVTVPAPAPSTSAGGEGGEEEIAPGMKVWRKALSEVRNSSQLAMCLQQLQKSIAWERSIMKVYCQICRKGDNEDLLLLCDGCDKGCHTYCHKPKINAIPEGDWYCPACISKASNQSPKNKKPQSRMQSGGGGKKAAETAKKNKKQQEACEDEEAGGGGSTSNSSPKKIATASSQAKKSSPAPPAAKPESPACVKRAKTARDNNRDLGLCRILLAELERHQDAWPFLTPVNLKSVPGYRKVIKKPMDFSTIREKLVSSQYQNLETFIIDVNLVFDNCEKFNEDNSDIGRAGHNMRKFFEKRWTELLKQTN